Proteins encoded within one genomic window of Pigmentiphaga sp. H8:
- a CDS encoding NAD-dependent succinate-semialdehyde dehydrogenase, producing MSDFSYPSTRLFIDGQWLPSADGESIRVVNPATGEAIGTVAHATGEDLERALAAADRGFKAWRNVSAFDRYKVLRKAADLLRERAEGIARLMTLEQGKPVAEAMQEIRASADTIDWFAEEGRRTYGRLIPPRAAGVRQQVVREPVGPVAAFTPWNFPVLQLVRKVSAALACGCSVIAKAPEETPASPAELIRAFHDAGVPDGVLNLVFGDPAEISSHLIRHPVIRKISFTGSTVVGKQLAGLAGEHMKRVSMELGGHAPVIVFDDADIEGAARLLAASKFRNAGQVCVSPTRFLVQEGAFDRFCQAFVEAAGAVRLGDGLDASTTMGPLANTRRVTAVEAGVRDLTERGATLLAGGGRPNRIGNFFEPTVIAHAPRSSVFMNDEPFGPVAMVNAFDRFDDAVEEANRLPYGLASYVFTGSGRTADACARELNVGMMSINHLGLAMPEVPFGGVGDSGHGSEGGSEAMESYLNTKFVTHLV from the coding sequence ATGTCAGATTTTTCCTACCCGAGTACGCGACTGTTCATCGACGGGCAATGGTTGCCATCCGCGGACGGGGAGTCCATCCGCGTCGTGAATCCCGCCACGGGGGAGGCCATCGGTACGGTCGCCCACGCCACCGGGGAAGACCTCGAACGCGCATTGGCCGCCGCGGACCGAGGCTTCAAGGCCTGGCGGAACGTCTCCGCCTTCGACCGGTACAAGGTGCTTCGCAAGGCGGCCGATCTCCTGCGGGAACGGGCCGAAGGCATCGCCAGGCTGATGACCCTGGAACAGGGCAAGCCGGTCGCCGAGGCCATGCAGGAAATCCGCGCTTCCGCCGACACCATCGACTGGTTCGCGGAGGAGGGGCGCCGCACCTATGGCCGCCTCATCCCGCCGCGGGCGGCGGGGGTCCGCCAGCAGGTCGTGCGTGAACCGGTGGGGCCGGTCGCGGCGTTCACGCCCTGGAATTTCCCGGTCCTCCAACTGGTGCGCAAGGTATCGGCGGCCCTTGCCTGCGGCTGCTCGGTGATCGCCAAGGCGCCGGAAGAAACGCCCGCGTCCCCCGCCGAACTCATCCGCGCCTTTCACGACGCCGGTGTGCCGGACGGTGTGCTCAACCTGGTGTTCGGCGATCCCGCGGAAATTTCGTCCCACCTGATCCGCCACCCGGTGATCCGCAAGATTTCCTTCACCGGATCGACCGTCGTCGGCAAGCAGCTCGCGGGGCTGGCGGGCGAACACATGAAGCGCGTGTCCATGGAACTGGGCGGGCATGCGCCGGTGATCGTCTTCGACGATGCCGATATCGAAGGCGCGGCGCGGCTGCTGGCCGCGAGCAAGTTCCGCAATGCCGGGCAGGTCTGCGTCTCGCCCACCCGCTTCCTGGTGCAGGAGGGCGCGTTCGATCGGTTCTGCCAGGCGTTCGTGGAAGCGGCCGGCGCCGTTCGCCTCGGGGATGGGCTGGACGCCTCGACCACGATGGGGCCTCTCGCGAACACGCGGCGGGTGACGGCGGTCGAGGCGGGCGTGCGCGACCTGACCGAACGGGGGGCGACGCTGCTGGCGGGAGGTGGTCGGCCGAATCGCATCGGCAATTTCTTCGAACCCACCGTGATCGCCCATGCGCCCAGGTCCAGCGTCTTCATGAACGACGAGCCCTTTGGCCCCGTGGCGATGGTGAACGCATTCGACCGTTTCGACGATGCCGTCGAAGAAGCCAATCGGCTGCCCTATGGGCTCGCATCCTATGTGTTCACCGGATCAGGCCGCACGGCGGACGCGTGCGCGCGTGAGTTGAACGTGGGCATGATGAGCATCAACCATCTGGGATTGGCGATGCCCGAAGTGCCTTTCGGCGGTGTGGGGGACTCCGGCCATGGGTCCGAAGGCGGCTCCGAAGCGATGGAGAGCTACCTGAACACGAAGTTCGTCACCCACCTGGTCTGA
- a CDS encoding sialidase family protein has protein sequence MTKPQDSSVETPGAGAGEIHVYAGTAGHSAWFSDDLGWTWVHPNSHSGMYLEARVWTYSAHPRQPDTMLAGTDEGVYRWDEVHARWTCLNKDLGDVWALAHDPADPRIVFAGTRPAGLYRSQDGGGTWTELAVPNISKFSDVNMGPTRVTQILFDPVDTDTLWATIEIGGIYRSKDRGDTWEMFTEGLLSADVHGIAVARTPQGARRVFASTNRGLHVSDDDGALWRFVEVDSPWQYARAVVVKEGSPSTLFLANGNGPPGNDGRLFRSDDGGDSWVRLHLPGDLNSTVWCVATHCSNPDLLFTCTNLGQVFRSFDGGIHWERLPHEFGEIRALYWREVPRGTRQASHSITRRVEKAPTTP, from the coding sequence ATGACGAAGCCACAAGACAGCTCTGTTGAAACCCCGGGCGCGGGCGCCGGGGAAATCCACGTCTATGCGGGAACCGCCGGGCACTCGGCATGGTTCAGCGACGACCTGGGGTGGACCTGGGTGCACCCGAACAGCCATTCCGGCATGTACCTCGAAGCCCGCGTCTGGACCTACAGCGCCCATCCGCGGCAACCCGACACCATGCTGGCGGGCACCGACGAAGGGGTCTACCGCTGGGACGAGGTCCATGCCCGGTGGACATGCCTGAACAAGGACCTTGGGGACGTCTGGGCGCTGGCCCATGACCCCGCGGATCCCCGGATCGTATTTGCCGGCACCCGGCCCGCCGGCCTCTACCGGTCCCAGGACGGGGGGGGCACCTGGACCGAACTCGCCGTGCCCAACATTTCCAAGTTCTCGGACGTCAACATGGGCCCGACCCGGGTCACCCAGATCCTTTTCGATCCCGTCGATACCGATACGCTGTGGGCCACCATCGAGATCGGGGGCATCTACCGCAGCAAGGACCGGGGCGATACGTGGGAAATGTTCACGGAGGGACTGCTGTCCGCGGACGTGCATGGCATAGCTGTCGCCCGGACCCCGCAAGGCGCCAGGCGCGTCTTTGCCAGCACGAATCGCGGGCTGCACGTCAGCGACGACGACGGAGCGCTCTGGCGGTTCGTCGAAGTCGACTCACCCTGGCAATACGCGCGGGCCGTGGTGGTCAAGGAAGGCAGCCCTTCCACCCTGTTCCTGGCCAACGGCAACGGCCCCCCGGGCAACGACGGCCGCCTGTTCCGCAGCGACGACGGCGGAGACAGCTGGGTACGCCTGCATCTCCCGGGCGATCTCAACAGTACCGTCTGGTGCGTGGCGACCCATTGCTCGAATCCGGACCTGCTCTTCACCTGCACCAACCTCGGCCAGGTATTCCGCAGCTTCGACGGCGGCATCCACTGGGAGCGGCTGCCCCACGAGTTCGGCGAAATCCGGGCGCTTTATTGGCGCGAGGTCCCGCGCGGAACGCGCCAGGCCTCGCACTCCATCACCCGTCGCGTCGAGAAGGCTCCAACCACGCCGTGA
- a CDS encoding carboxymuconolactone decarboxylase family protein: MTRFKILQREDMSPRQREVADAIASGPRGALKGPFLALIHNPELAQRLQTLGEHLRYDTGLAPDLVEIPILLAARRWNCDYEWAAHARIAKAAGLREGIIDAIARGHRPDALTQDEALLYDFAREALDAGAPGKERVDAMQARFGDAVVLDVLALCGYYSLLAFVLNVAHLPLPEGASPLPLAG; the protein is encoded by the coding sequence ATGACTCGATTCAAGATCCTGCAGCGCGAGGACATGTCGCCTCGGCAAAGGGAGGTCGCCGACGCCATCGCGAGCGGCCCGCGGGGGGCGCTCAAGGGGCCGTTCCTGGCGCTGATCCACAATCCCGAACTGGCCCAGCGGCTGCAGACGTTGGGCGAACACCTGCGATACGACACAGGGTTGGCGCCAGACCTGGTGGAGATCCCGATACTGCTGGCCGCGCGTAGATGGAACTGCGACTACGAATGGGCGGCGCATGCGCGCATCGCGAAGGCGGCGGGGCTGCGTGAAGGCATCATCGATGCGATCGCACGGGGCCACCGCCCCGATGCGCTGACGCAGGACGAGGCCTTGCTGTACGACTTCGCCCGCGAGGCGCTGGACGCCGGGGCCCCGGGCAAGGAGCGGGTGGATGCGATGCAGGCCCGGTTCGGCGACGCCGTGGTCCTGGACGTCCTGGCGCTATGCGGCTATTACTCCCTGCTTGCCTTCGTGCTGAACGTCGCGCATCTGCCCCTGCCGGAAGGCGCCAGCCCGCTGCCCCTGGCGGGATGA
- a CDS encoding GMC family oxidoreductase — translation MEKQMSSYDFIVVGSGSSGGVIAARLSENGRYAVLCVEAGTKGARYLWTRPPGGTAFTIVNPVVNWCRNSAPNAHTGNRSIYVPGGKILGGSSAINGMIYNRGQRMDYDNWEKLGCRGWSYQDVLPYFKKVESTAIGSDEYRGRTGPVHVTEAAKTSPFFDLFIQSARSIGYPLNPDYTGATQYGVAMAQQTIYRGLRQSTATQYLAPAAGRRNLTVMRGAEVVALTFEGLRCTGIALDHGGTRKNVRATREVIVCAGAIGSPKLLELSGIGNPDVLARHGIAVLRNLPGVGENLRDHFGPTLKWTFKRKGYSLAGRGRGLRLLLETLRYGLLRSGFISQGVATLRVFTRSSQEVEQADIGLLINPFLLEIENQKRRMSNTNGFFIYAQVQRPESCGSVHIQSPDPRQDPVIDYRFLDTDKDRRTAVAAVRRAREIVAAKPIADEIASEIQPGLHVQSDEDILRFIRDTGATTFHPVGTCKMGTDAMAVVDEQLRVHGVEGLRVADASVMPRIISGNTSVPCMMIGERCAAMVLAAHESQPARAGR, via the coding sequence ATGGAAAAGCAGATGTCGTCCTACGACTTCATTGTGGTGGGATCCGGCTCGTCCGGCGGCGTCATCGCCGCCAGGCTGAGCGAGAACGGCAGATACGCCGTCCTGTGCGTGGAAGCCGGCACCAAGGGCGCGCGGTACCTCTGGACGCGGCCTCCGGGCGGAACCGCGTTCACCATCGTGAATCCCGTCGTCAACTGGTGCAGGAACTCCGCGCCCAACGCGCATACCGGAAACCGCTCCATCTACGTCCCCGGCGGCAAGATCCTGGGCGGGTCCAGCGCGATCAACGGCATGATCTACAACCGCGGGCAGCGGATGGACTATGACAACTGGGAGAAGCTAGGCTGCCGCGGCTGGTCGTACCAGGACGTCCTGCCCTATTTCAAGAAGGTCGAAAGCACGGCGATCGGCTCGGACGAATACCGGGGCCGGACCGGTCCGGTGCATGTGACCGAGGCGGCCAAGACCTCGCCCTTCTTCGATCTGTTCATCCAGTCGGCCCGGAGCATCGGCTATCCGCTGAACCCGGATTACACCGGCGCCACGCAGTACGGCGTGGCCATGGCGCAGCAAACCATCTACCGGGGACTTCGGCAAAGCACCGCCACCCAGTACCTGGCTCCCGCCGCCGGCCGCCGGAACCTGACCGTCATGCGCGGCGCGGAAGTCGTTGCGCTGACCTTCGAGGGCTTACGCTGCACCGGCATCGCCCTCGACCACGGCGGAACCAGGAAGAACGTGCGGGCAACCCGGGAGGTCATCGTCTGCGCGGGCGCCATCGGCTCGCCCAAACTGCTGGAGCTGTCCGGCATCGGCAACCCCGACGTCCTTGCGCGCCACGGCATCGCGGTGCTCAGGAACCTTCCCGGCGTCGGCGAGAACCTGCGCGACCACTTCGGCCCGACACTCAAGTGGACGTTCAAGAGAAAGGGCTACTCGCTCGCCGGCCGTGGACGCGGGCTGCGCCTGCTGCTGGAAACCCTGCGCTACGGCCTGCTGCGCTCGGGCTTCATCTCCCAGGGCGTCGCGACCCTGCGCGTGTTCACCCGCTCGAGCCAAGAAGTCGAACAGGCGGACATCGGGCTGCTGATCAATCCGTTCCTGCTCGAGATCGAGAACCAGAAGCGCCGGATGTCGAATACGAACGGATTCTTCATCTACGCACAGGTCCAGCGCCCGGAGAGTTGCGGCAGCGTTCATATCCAGTCGCCGGATCCGCGCCAGGACCCCGTCATCGACTACCGGTTCCTCGATACCGACAAGGATCGCCGGACGGCGGTCGCGGCGGTGCGCCGGGCGCGGGAAATCGTCGCCGCCAAGCCCATCGCGGACGAGATCGCGAGCGAGATCCAGCCTGGGCTGCACGTGCAAAGCGACGAAGACATCCTGCGGTTCATCCGCGACACCGGCGCCACCACTTTTCATCCGGTCGGCACTTGCAAGATGGGAACCGACGCCATGGCCGTCGTGGACGAACAATTGCGCGTCCATGGCGTCGAGGGGCTGCGCGTGGCGGATGCATCCGTCATGCCCCGGATCATTTCGGGCAACACCAGCGTCCCGTGCATGATGATCGGCGAGCGATGCGCGGCCATGGTCCTGGCCGCGCATGAATCGCAACCGGCGCGAGCCGGCCGCTGA
- a CDS encoding tripartite tricarboxylate transporter substrate binding protein, translating to MNSTSRFASILAAVLLGTGGSQAIAANPCTDRYMKMVIPQPAGSVGDVVGRIVGTKVTEVLGQPVVFENRPGATTTIGNAAVAASKPDGCTILEFTISGLVAGLMRNDLPYSTERDLEPVIGIGTFPLVLAVSAGSKIRTYEDFVAAAKAPAGLNYSTGGPGTVAHLTSVRLLKELGGTGTHVPFKGNAYAIQSLAANDVQFMFPTTADALPLVQAGKIRILGVTSDKRLPLIPDVPTMKELGQADFTPSVWYMFMVPSATPKETITRLYDAYAKALNDPAINKQLVGLGYAPETRTPADAKAYLKQEAAKWKKVVEENHITNYE from the coding sequence ATGAATTCCACATCAAGATTCGCCAGCATTCTCGCCGCCGTCCTGCTCGGGACCGGGGGCAGCCAGGCCATCGCGGCCAACCCCTGCACGGACCGGTACATGAAGATGGTCATCCCGCAGCCTGCCGGCAGCGTGGGCGACGTCGTCGGACGGATCGTGGGAACGAAGGTCACCGAAGTCCTCGGGCAACCGGTGGTCTTCGAGAACCGGCCAGGCGCCACCACGACGATAGGCAACGCCGCCGTGGCGGCGTCCAAGCCCGACGGCTGCACGATTCTCGAGTTCACGATATCCGGCCTGGTCGCGGGGCTGATGCGCAACGACCTGCCCTACAGTACCGAGCGCGATCTGGAGCCCGTCATCGGAATCGGCACCTTCCCGCTCGTCCTCGCGGTCAGCGCCGGCTCGAAGATCCGGACCTACGAAGACTTCGTCGCCGCGGCCAAGGCTCCCGCCGGCCTGAACTACAGCACCGGGGGCCCAGGCACCGTGGCGCATCTGACCTCGGTCCGCCTGCTCAAGGAACTGGGCGGTACCGGCACGCACGTACCGTTCAAGGGCAATGCGTACGCCATCCAGTCCCTGGCGGCCAATGACGTCCAGTTCATGTTCCCCACGACCGCCGACGCGCTGCCGCTGGTACAGGCGGGCAAGATCCGGATCCTGGGCGTGACCTCGGACAAGCGGCTGCCTCTCATTCCCGACGTGCCGACCATGAAAGAACTCGGGCAGGCGGATTTCACGCCGTCGGTCTGGTACATGTTCATGGTTCCCTCGGCCACGCCCAAGGAAACGATCACCCGCCTCTACGATGCCTACGCCAAGGCCCTGAACGACCCGGCGATCAACAAGCAGCTGGTCGGCCTGGGATATGCGCCGGAAACGCGGACGCCCGCGGATGCCAAGGCCTACCTGAAGCAGGAAGCCGCCAAGTGGAAGAAGGTGGTCGAGGAAAACCACATTACCAACTATGAATGA
- a CDS encoding aldehyde dehydrogenase family protein — translation MSKNNELSAAPLRETPFVGRMWIGGEPAESSAGWLDCVNPADEGLIGRVPRGTAEDVDRAVGAALAAQEAWADLAVADRASHVRKLADALAGRADELLRLEVADSGNSITGMNGDVAACIDRLRYFAGLGYELQGSTIPGSSDRLSLTTREPYGVVGRIAAFNHPLAMAINGLASPLIAGNAVVVKPSEQCPLSATLLGEIASQILPPGIVNVVTGDGQVGGALVRHPRVKRLSFVGSEATGRAIQRSAAEVAVKSVSLELGGKNPFIVFPDAPLDKVAEAAVLGMNFVWQGQSCSSTSRLFVHDSIYDEVVKRVAAKAASIRLGDPFSWDTQMGAIISKTQLDKVESYVASAHAEGARLVTGGRRPTGPAFERGFWYEPTVFADVTQDMRIAREEIFGPVLSILRWSDVDDVLGMANAVDLGLTGAIWTRDISTALKTARRLQTGFVWINGVASNPRAVPFGGYKNSGVGRERGLEELYSYTEEKSVQIFL, via the coding sequence ATGTCAAAGAACAATGAACTCTCCGCGGCGCCGTTGCGGGAGACACCCTTCGTCGGCCGTATGTGGATAGGCGGAGAACCCGCCGAAAGCAGCGCCGGCTGGCTCGATTGCGTCAACCCCGCGGATGAAGGGCTGATCGGCAGAGTCCCGCGTGGAACGGCGGAGGATGTCGACCGTGCCGTCGGCGCCGCCCTGGCCGCGCAGGAAGCATGGGCCGACCTTGCCGTGGCCGACCGCGCTTCGCACGTGCGCAAGCTCGCCGACGCCCTGGCCGGGCGCGCCGACGAACTGCTGCGGCTGGAAGTCGCGGATTCCGGCAATTCGATAACGGGCATGAACGGCGACGTCGCGGCCTGCATCGACAGGCTCCGCTACTTCGCGGGGCTGGGCTACGAGTTGCAGGGAAGCACCATTCCGGGCAGCAGCGACCGGCTGAGCCTCACGACCCGCGAGCCCTACGGCGTCGTAGGCCGGATCGCCGCGTTCAACCACCCCCTGGCCATGGCCATCAACGGACTGGCCTCCCCGCTGATCGCCGGCAACGCCGTCGTGGTCAAACCCTCCGAGCAATGCCCCCTGTCGGCCACGCTGCTGGGCGAGATCGCCAGCCAGATCCTGCCGCCCGGCATCGTCAACGTCGTGACCGGCGACGGCCAGGTGGGCGGCGCGCTCGTTCGGCACCCCAGGGTGAAGCGGCTCTCCTTCGTCGGCTCCGAAGCCACCGGCCGTGCCATCCAGCGCAGCGCGGCGGAAGTGGCGGTCAAATCGGTCTCGCTCGAACTGGGCGGCAAGAACCCCTTCATCGTATTTCCCGATGCGCCGCTGGACAAGGTCGCGGAAGCCGCTGTCCTGGGCATGAACTTCGTCTGGCAAGGCCAATCCTGCAGCTCGACGAGCCGGCTGTTCGTACACGACTCCATCTATGACGAGGTCGTGAAACGGGTGGCGGCCAAGGCGGCATCCATACGACTCGGCGATCCGTTCTCCTGGGACACGCAGATGGGTGCCATCATCTCCAAGACCCAGCTGGACAAGGTGGAAAGCTACGTCGCCTCGGCGCATGCCGAAGGCGCACGGCTGGTGACCGGAGGCCGCCGTCCCACGGGCCCGGCCTTCGAGCGGGGATTCTGGTACGAGCCTACGGTCTTCGCCGATGTCACCCAGGACATGCGGATCGCCAGAGAAGAGATCTTCGGACCGGTGCTTTCCATCCTGCGCTGGTCCGACGTCGACGACGTACTGGGCATGGCCAATGCCGTGGACCTGGGACTGACCGGAGCCATCTGGACCCGCGACATCTCGACCGCGTTGAAAACCGCGCGACGCCTGCAAACCGGCTTTGTCTGGATCAACGGCGTGGCGTCCAACCCCCGCGCGGTTCCCTTCGGCGGCTACAAGAACAGCGGCGTAGGGCGCGAGCGCGGACTCGAGGAACTCTACTCCTATACCGAAGAAAAATCGGTCCAGATCTTCCTGTGA
- a CDS encoding tripartite tricarboxylate transporter substrate binding protein, whose translation MRSSLVLGIAALAATFSVAAAPPSLPRQINLVVGFAAGGNTDMAARILANAMKQSLPIPIVVENRAGAGGTVGGAHVAKSPPDGSTLLVGSQSETTMLKANRAKPPYDIDKDFAPIAKIMDQDYVVVVPRSLGISTWEQFVALAKSRGSISYATSGIGTTAHIMSEHLATAMGVKAVHVPYQGASAFRADLIAGRVDFAIDVIPLSLPLIADGKLRALAVTQARRDDRLPNAPSLVQLGLFAEPYAGWTGVFAPRETPPETRTAILEQVNRMLAGSGGEEIRKAGYRPASSHQAAEDFARFVASDQKRWIEIFQKIGVPPSP comes from the coding sequence ATGCGTAGCAGCCTGGTCCTGGGCATTGCCGCCCTGGCAGCGACTTTCTCGGTTGCGGCCGCGCCCCCTTCCCTGCCCCGCCAGATCAACCTGGTCGTCGGTTTCGCCGCGGGGGGCAATACCGACATGGCGGCGCGCATCCTCGCCAATGCCATGAAGCAGTCGCTTCCCATCCCCATCGTTGTCGAGAACAGGGCCGGAGCAGGCGGAACCGTGGGTGGAGCCCACGTCGCCAAGTCGCCCCCCGACGGCTCCACCCTTCTTGTCGGGTCCCAGTCCGAGACCACCATGCTCAAGGCGAACCGGGCGAAGCCGCCCTACGACATCGACAAGGACTTCGCCCCCATCGCGAAGATCATGGACCAGGACTACGTGGTGGTCGTACCGCGCAGCCTAGGCATCAGCACGTGGGAACAATTCGTGGCCCTGGCGAAATCGCGCGGCTCCATCAGCTACGCGACCTCCGGCATCGGCACCACCGCCCATATCATGTCCGAACACCTGGCCACGGCCATGGGCGTCAAGGCCGTCCACGTCCCCTATCAGGGCGCCTCGGCATTCCGGGCCGACCTGATAGCGGGCAGGGTCGATTTCGCCATCGACGTGATCCCGCTGTCGCTTCCCCTCATCGCCGACGGCAAGCTGCGGGCGCTGGCGGTGACCCAGGCCCGGCGGGATGATCGGCTTCCCAACGCGCCCAGCCTCGTGCAGCTGGGTCTTTTCGCCGAACCCTACGCGGGCTGGACCGGGGTCTTCGCTCCCAGGGAGACGCCGCCGGAAACCCGAACCGCCATTCTCGAGCAGGTGAACAGGATGCTGGCGGGCAGCGGCGGCGAAGAGATCAGGAAAGCCGGATACCGCCCCGCCTCGTCCCATCAGGCGGCTGAGGATTTCGCCAGATTCGTTGCCAGCGACCAGAAACGCTGGATCGAGATTTTCCAGAAGATAGGCGTCCCGCCGTCCCCATGA
- a CDS encoding VOC family protein, whose protein sequence is MDAQQAVGPFYFGRRLQLAFLVDDMDEAIELWTDKLKVGPFVVFEHALGDRQFVHRGQASPVDFSLALSYVGETQIELICQNNDAPSIYTEGRKAGPGGVAHHLAFWPDDMGAAYRELTSNGFEEVASIRSPAGEVDVYYLGSPPSLGLMVEIVPMNEARRVYFSQIKALCEQPGGSQAPLRFRDKYHFLSVLEASKRG, encoded by the coding sequence GTGGATGCACAGCAGGCGGTGGGGCCGTTCTACTTCGGACGGCGGTTGCAGTTGGCGTTCCTGGTGGACGACATGGACGAGGCCATCGAGCTGTGGACGGACAAGCTCAAGGTCGGGCCGTTCGTGGTGTTCGAGCATGCGCTCGGCGACAGGCAGTTCGTCCATCGGGGCCAGGCCAGTCCGGTGGATTTTTCGCTTGCTTTGTCATACGTGGGCGAGACGCAGATCGAACTCATCTGCCAGAACAACGATGCCCCGTCGATCTATACGGAGGGCAGGAAGGCTGGGCCGGGGGGCGTGGCCCATCACCTGGCGTTCTGGCCGGACGACATGGGCGCGGCGTATCGGGAACTGACCTCGAATGGATTCGAGGAAGTCGCCTCGATCCGTTCGCCCGCCGGCGAGGTGGATGTCTATTACCTCGGTTCACCGCCCTCGTTGGGGCTGATGGTGGAGATCGTTCCGATGAACGAGGCCCGCAGGGTGTATTTCTCGCAGATCAAGGCCTTGTGCGAGCAGCCCGGGGGGAGCCAGGCGCCCCTGCGCTTCAGGGATAAATACCACTTCCTGAGTGTGCTCGAGGCGTCGAAGCGCGGGTAG
- a CDS encoding IclR family transcriptional regulator, translating into MLGLLDLFTPSASVRPVSDLVTYLGTSRSTSYRYIKALHSAGLIEAVANGRYVLGPRIVEFDRQIRMTDPLYKAGAQVLRSLVELTGHSALLCALYSDSVMCIREELAEGSPPALFSRGQRRPLFSGAASKIILPYLPPHRLRSIFKQHQRAIALAGLGTDWDSFRDNLTAVRREGYLVTHGEFNPGVFGVSAPVFNAEGLVVGSIGVAGSEERLDRKKLAAYSEAVVAAAKQLSDQLADEGGTLVNPPRAYGSARAAR; encoded by the coding sequence ATGCTCGGGCTGCTGGACCTGTTCACGCCTTCGGCCTCGGTTCGTCCCGTCTCGGACCTGGTGACCTATCTGGGCACCTCCCGCTCCACGTCCTACCGGTACATCAAGGCGCTTCACTCGGCGGGCCTGATCGAAGCCGTCGCGAACGGGCGCTACGTACTCGGCCCCCGCATCGTGGAATTCGACCGGCAGATCCGGATGACGGATCCGCTGTACAAGGCGGGAGCCCAGGTCCTGCGTTCGCTGGTGGAACTGACCGGGCATTCGGCGCTGCTCTGCGCGCTGTACAGCGATTCAGTGATGTGCATACGCGAGGAACTGGCCGAAGGCAGTCCGCCCGCGCTGTTCTCGCGTGGCCAACGCAGGCCGCTGTTCTCGGGCGCCGCGTCGAAGATCATCCTGCCCTATCTGCCCCCTCACCGCCTGCGCAGCATCTTCAAGCAGCACCAGCGCGCCATCGCGCTGGCCGGACTGGGGACCGACTGGGACAGCTTCCGGGACAACCTGACCGCGGTTCGCCGTGAAGGCTACCTGGTCACGCATGGCGAATTCAATCCTGGGGTTTTCGGCGTATCCGCGCCGGTCTTCAACGCCGAGGGACTGGTCGTCGGCAGCATCGGCGTGGCGGGCTCCGAGGAAAGGCTGGACCGGAAGAAGCTGGCCGCCTATAGCGAGGCGGTCGTCGCCGCGGCAAAACAGCTGAGCGACCAGTTGGCGGACGAAGGGGGCACCCTGGTGAATCCCCCCCGCGCCTATGGATCGGCGCGGGCCGCGCGCTGA
- a CDS encoding tripartite tricarboxylate transporter substrate binding protein, which produces MSMKSVSRRCAVACLLVAGAWSGTAWADEAYPNRPIRIVVPVAPGFNTDNLARLLAEELRKNMKIQVIVENKAGGAGGSVGADYVARSKPDGYTLLFSSPGPLGVNKVLYKELGYDPLAFTPISLTSESTNVLLVRAEAPFQSIKELVAFAKANPGKLNYGSGGVGTSTHLSSELFKTQTGTDIVHVPFKGSAATVTGLMSGQVDMFFGELGMSLPHIKSGRLRALGVGSLARHELLPDVPSVSEVLPGFTSTVWYGVVAPPATPKDIVDKLSAWTVQVMKQPEIQARIRDLGGHVIARPSAEFGKFMKDDLAYWQKVIVDAKIPRQ; this is translated from the coding sequence ATGTCCATGAAATCCGTCTCGAGAAGGTGCGCCGTCGCCTGCCTCCTGGTCGCCGGCGCCTGGTCGGGAACAGCCTGGGCCGACGAGGCCTATCCCAATCGCCCGATCCGGATCGTGGTTCCGGTCGCGCCGGGCTTCAACACCGATAACCTGGCGCGTCTCCTGGCCGAAGAGCTGAGGAAGAACATGAAGATCCAGGTGATCGTCGAGAACAAGGCGGGCGGCGCCGGCGGAAGCGTGGGAGCCGACTACGTGGCCCGGTCCAAGCCGGATGGCTACACCCTGCTCTTCAGTTCGCCCGGTCCACTCGGGGTCAACAAGGTCCTGTACAAGGAACTGGGCTACGACCCGCTGGCGTTCACGCCGATCTCGCTCACGTCGGAGTCGACCAACGTCTTGCTCGTCCGCGCCGAGGCGCCGTTCCAGTCCATCAAGGAACTGGTCGCGTTCGCGAAGGCGAACCCCGGCAAGCTCAACTACGGCTCGGGCGGTGTCGGGACATCGACCCACCTTTCGTCGGAACTGTTCAAGACCCAGACGGGAACGGACATCGTCCACGTCCCTTTCAAGGGTTCCGCCGCGACGGTCACCGGGCTCATGTCGGGTCAGGTCGACATGTTCTTCGGCGAACTGGGCATGTCCTTGCCCCACATCAAGAGCGGACGCCTGCGGGCGCTGGGGGTCGGCAGTCTGGCCCGGCACGAGTTGCTGCCGGACGTTCCCTCTGTCTCCGAGGTGCTTCCGGGCTTCACGTCCACCGTCTGGTACGGCGTCGTGGCCCCGCCCGCCACGCCCAAGGACATCGTCGACAAGCTTTCGGCATGGACCGTGCAGGTCATGAAACAGCCTGAGATCCAGGCCCGGATCCGGGACCTCGGCGGCCATGTCATCGCGCGTCCCTCCGCCGAGTTCGGCAAATTCATGAAGGACGATCTGGCTTATTGGCAGAAGGTCATCGTGGACGCGAAGATCCCCCGGCAATAG